Proteins encoded within one genomic window of Aspergillus nidulans FGSC A4 chromosome VII:
- a CDS encoding uncharacterized protein (transcript_id=CADANIAT00008117), whose product MSWKDADAGPCPSSQKRIRGLALPPPISGSEVSKWMAPANEETGRVPRPQPLPASPHPSSGIPSAPDRDGDAVEPADSNPGEISANPSSASSSRSQLESPNLAPKERPVSGIVPPYWSHHRNASRASQISADGGPAITLEDHTEDPNSETSRGLWAKSVTIDDHVVVQGKSGVGAYVVWNCKIRTLEGGTITVRMRYSYGSAIISTPSQRYPRRVFYSSFGHLSLNLAKLV is encoded by the exons ATGTCTTGGAAAGATGCGGACGCTGGGCCCTGCCCGTCCTCACAGAAGAGGATTAGGGGTCTG GCATTACCACCTCCTATTTCCGGCTCTGAAGTATCTAAATGGATGGCTCCAGCGAATGAGGAGACTGGCCGGGTACCGAGGCCGCAGCCGCTCCCTGCTTCCCCTCATCCTTCAAGCGGTATTCCCAGCGCCCCCGATCGTGACGGGGACGCGGTAGAACCAGCCGACTCGAATCCAGGCGAGATCAGTGCCAACCCTAgttcagcctcttcatcccGCTCCCAGTTGGAGTCTCCCAACCTCGCGCCCAAAGAACGTCCAGTTTCAGGCATAGTACCCCCGTACTGGAGCCATCATCGGAATGCGTCTCGTGCATCGCAGATTTCCGCCGACGGAGGACCCGCGATAACCCTCGAAGACCATACTGAGGATCCGAATTCCGAGACTAGCCGTGGCTTGTGGGCTAAGAGTGTAACGATTGATGATCATGTTGTTGTTCAAGGAAAGTCCGGGGTAGGCGCGTACGTGGTATGGAATTGCAAGATCCGAACGTTGGAG GGTGGGACGATCACAGTTCGCATGAGGTATTCTTACGGCTCCGCCATCATATC AACGCCCTCCCAACGCTACCCCCGAAGAGTGTTCTAT TCAAGTTTCGGCCATCTTTCCTTGAATCTCGCAAAGTTGGTCTAG
- a CDS encoding transcription initiation factor TFIID subunit TAF2 (transcript_id=CADANIAT00008118) — protein sequence MPGVVDTPAGPSWPGLGFTVAHQKVELELDFASRSLKGKTEIIIHPHYKDLRYIRLNFRQGELKRVTVSGKVPLVKYTDPYESLQLYGPHYHQRLASKLDALLKTPSEPELTLTLPKSVRIDELDPFSVEAQDQMALRAPGLADDTEGPLSSKTAETSLPRFTALTVTIEFIVENIRDGIQFVGVENGDKRYPHAYTTNSLDHGTGCPLFPCVDDPSSRCTWEIAIRCPCTLGDVFERKPRDQSVSGTGTRLRSNHDRLAPDDEALDLSVVCSGELTDDIVDSKDSSKKTVSFASYSPLSARQIGFAVGPFEYVNLADFRESDQDEQLGQNAIPLHAFCLPGRGDEVRNTCFPMAKAIDFFSMTYGSYPFSSYKMCFVDDAPEDTLPTACFSICSSRLLFPEEIIDPMYDSTRAITHALAAQWIGVNIVPKEPADTWVTVGVAWYITDTFMRKLCGNNEYRFRLKLMSDRVCDLDYERPSVYDMGNILSIDPSEAKFIALKAPLVLFILDRRLTKASGKATMSRIISRLFLNARMGELPNGAVTSSVFQKTCERLGHAKLDTFFNQWIYGAGCPRFQATQRFNKKKLVVEMMIKQVQSDQPTARDLERDAFMRDVKEEIRNVYAGTIQPVFTGSMTIRIHEADGTPYEHIVEIKEGVTKFDIPYNTKYKRLKRNKRQKERAAAVIGADGNAEVQEDILLYCLGDVLQSEEEMQQWRLADWSKEDEERMGQESYEWIRMDADFEWICKLSLVMPGYMYLSQLQQDRDVVAQLESLQYMAAQREHPLISTIFLRTLMDRRYFYGIRVAAARALVKHAKEEINWLGLFHLEKAFQELFCLPGSPMTRSNNFSDRAAYVLQLVIPEAISKVRDVSGKTPMRVKRFLYDKLKFNDNSNNEYSDNFYVATLMKSLCHAMLGRVESRTDDLNNFDMDAVLEAQAEEQLEKDAIAEIDRYRRMDEWSSSFQNLYSRAALYCQMQLMQAKIAEVDVMQFLPYTRVGTYDLLRLDAFECLVELDIFKSPELLRWFIFTMSNDPSIWLRWQLHGLFGRALAPVAFGRGVINEPPPPTDGLIIEQESSTEVRQADLARRQTVTGALAALKAEVSGDQVLKECLWAACSSPIIGILELSEFTDLCRVIYDPVTSKRVTLKYPRYWAVKHHGRGRLQFYRTNKIRTSLNPSTTSSAKRKREDGTAMPAPSSGLRVTFKQSRPNPSNHHPSTPSAKTPGPSSGLGTPLQQRQPTKLHIPNFAAAQVHRQPPSHTPATPSTPGGGLKLKLKLGSQPKQ from the exons ATGCCAGGCGTCGTAGATACTCCCGCCGGCCCAAGCTGGCCAGGTCTGGGATTTACGGTCGCGCATCAAAAGGTTGAGCTAGAGTTGGACTTTGCGAGTCGGAGTCTGAAGGGCAAAACCGAGATCATCATCCATCCGCACTACAAAGACCTGCGTTACATTCGTTTGAACTTTCGACAGGGAGAATTGAAGCGTGTTACAGTCAGTGGAAAAGTGCCTCTAGTGAAGTACACGGATCCTTACGAGTCGCTTCAACTATACGGCCCTCATTACCACCAACGCTTAGCGTCAAAACTCGATGCCCTCCTCAAAACACCTTCCGAGCCCGAGCTCACCCTTACCCTCCCGAAAAGCGTCCGAATAGATGAACTTGATCCGTTCTCTGTCGAGGCTCAAGACCAGATGGCACTGCGGGCGCCCGGGCTGGCTGATGATACCGAGGGGCCTCTAAGCTCGAAGACCGCCGAGACATCCCTTCCTCGATTCACGGCTCTCACAGTTACTATTGAATTTATTGTCGAAAACATACGAGATGGGATACAGTTTGTTGGAGTGGAAAACGGGGACAAGCGCTATCCACACGCTTATACGACAAACTCTCTTGATCACGGCACCGGGTGTCCGCTCTTCCCTTGCGTTGATGATCCTTCTTCACGATGCACTTGGGAAATAGCGATCAGATGCCCGTGTACTCTTGGCGATGTGTTTGAACGCAAACCTCGAGACCAGTCAGTTAGTGGGACCGGGACTCGCCTAAGATCAAACCACGATCGGCTTGCCCCAGATGATGAAGCCCTAGACTTGTCCGTCGTCTGTTCTGGGGAGCTGACGGATGACATTGTTGATTCAAAAGATTCCAGCAAGAAGACTGTCTCGTTTGCTTCCTACTCTCCTCTCTCCGCACGGCAGATTGGGTTTGCTGTTGGTCCTTTTGAGTACGTCAACCTCGCTGACTTCCGGGAAAGTGACCAAGACGAGCAGCTTGGTCAAAACGCCATCCCACTGCATGCGTTCTGCCTTCCGGGTAGAGGCGATGAAGTTCGCAACACTTGCTTTCCTATGGCAAAGGCTATCGACTTTTTCTCAATGACTTACGGATCATACCCGTTTTCAAGCTATAAAATGTGCTTCGTTGATGATGCGCCGGAAGACACATTGCCAACAGCATGCTTTTCGATATGCAGCAGCCGTCTTCTGTTTCCAGAGGAGATAATTGACCCAATGTACGACTCTACTCGTGCCATCACTCACGCTCTAGCTGCTCAATGGATCGGTGTCAATATCGTGCCAAAGGAACCGGCTGATACTTGGGTAACGGTTGGCGTTGCCTGGTACATCACAGACACGTTCATGCGCAAACTTTGCGGGAATAATGAATATCGTTTTCGGCTGAAATTGATGTCAGACCGAGTGTGTGACCTGGATTATGAGCGTCCATCGGTGTATGATATGGGAAACATCTTGAGCATAGACCCATCAGAGGCCAAATTTATTGCGCTCAAAGCGCCGTTAgttctcttcatcctcgatcGACGCCTCACTAAAGCCAGCGGGAAAGCAACCATGTCGCGGATTATCTCTCGTCTTTTCCTGAATGCTCGTATGGGAGAACTACCGAATGGGGCTGTCACGTCCTCAGTTTTCCAAAAGACGTGTGAGCGTTTGGGACACGCAAAACTGGATACCTTTTTCAACCAATGGATTTATGGTGCTGGTTGCCCCCGGTTCCAAGCCACGCAGAGattcaacaagaagaaattgGTGGTGGAAATGATGATCAAACAGGTTCAGTCAGATCAGCCGACCGCTCGCGATCTAGAACGGGATGCGTTTATGCGCGAcgtcaaagaagaaattcgAAATGTTTACGCCGGTACAATACAACCTGTTTTTACCGGCTCAATGACGATCAGGATTCACGAAGCTGACGGCACACCATATGAACACATCGTGGAGATCAAAGAAGGTGTCACGAAATTTGACATACCCTATAATACGAAATATAAACGACTGAAAAGAAATAAGCGACAGAAAGAgcgtgctgctgctgtcattGGTGCTGATGGGAACGCGGAAGTGCAGGAGGACATTCTGCTATACTGTCTTGGGGATGTATTGcagagcgaggaggagatgcaGCAATGGCGACTTGCTGACTGGAgcaaagaggatgaagaacgaATGGGTCAAGAATCTTATGAATGGATTCGCATGGATGCAGATTTTGAATGGATCTGCAAGCTTTCGTTGGTTATGCCAGGATACATGTACCTTTCACAGCTCCAGCAAGATCGAGATGTGGTAGCTCAATTGGAG TCCCTACAGTACATGGCCGCGCAACGCGAACACCCTCTGATCTCTACGATCTTTCTTCGAACGTTAATGGACCGACGATATTTCTATGGAATTCGGGTGGCGGCGGCTCGTGCTTTAGTGAAACatgccaaagaagaaatcaaCTGGCTAGGGCTATTTCATCTCGAGAAAGCTTTTCAAGAGCTATTCTGCCTGCCGGGATCTCCTATGACTCGGTCAAATAACTTCTCAGATAGGGCCGCGTATGTCCTTCAGCTAGTCATTCCCGAGGCAATTTCCAAAGTGCGCGACGTCAGTGGTAAGACTCCCATGAGGGTGAAGCGGTTTCTTTATGACAAGCTGAAGTTCAACGACAACTCCAATAATGAG TACTCGGACAACTTCTACGTGGCCACATTGATGAAGTCCCTATGTCACGCCATGCTTGGAAGAGTTGAGTCCCGTACTGATGACCTGAACAATTTTGATATGGACGCCGTTCTAGAAGCTCAAGCCGAagaacagctggagaaggacgCTATTGCGGAAATCGACCGATATAGGAGAATGGACGAGTGGTCAAGCTCTTTCCAGAACCTCTACTCCCGCGCGGCTCTATATTGCCAAATGCAGCTGATGCAAGCTAAAATAGCTGAAGTCGACGTTATGCAATTTCTACCCTACACGCGGGTAGGCACTTATGACCTCCTTCGCCTGGACGCTTTCGAATGCCTTGTCGAGCTGGACATCTTCAAAAGCCCCGAACTGCTTCGGTGGTTCATTTTCACCATGTCAAATGACCCGTCCATATGGCTCAGGTGGCAGCTTCACGGCCTATTTGGTAGGGCACTCGCACCTGTCGCATTCGGCCGAGGCGTAATCAACGAGCCACCACCCCCAACCGATGGTCTAATAATCGAGCAAGAGTCCTCGACAGAGGTTCGACAGGCTGATCTTGCTCGAAGGCAAACCGTCACTGGGGCTTTGGCTGCTCTCAAAGCTGAGGTCTCCGGGGACCAAGTGCTCAAAGAGTGTCTCTGGGCCGCATGCAGTTCGCCAATAATCGGCATCCTAGAGCTCTCCGAATTCACGGACCTTTGTAGAGTCATATATGATCCGGTCACTTCTAAGAGAGTCACCCTGAAATACCCCCGCTACTGGGCGGTCAAGCATCATGGAAGG GGTCGCCTCCAGTTTTACCGCACAAACAAAATCCGCACTTCCCTCAACCCCTCAACCACATCCTCCGCAAAACGCAAAAGAGAAGACGGGACAGCCATGCCAGCCCCTAGTTCTGGCCTCCGCGTCACGTTCAAGCAGTCAAGACCGAACCCCAGCAATCACCACCCCAGCACCCCCTCCGCCAAAACCCCAGGGCCAAGTTCAGGTCTTGGAACTCCCTTGCAACAAAGACAGCCCACGAAGCTACATATTCCGAACTTCGCTGCAGCGCAGGTTCACCGTCAGCCGCCGTCACACACCCCCGCGACTCCGTCTACGCCTGGTGGCGGGCTCAAGCTGAAATTGAAACTTGGGTCCCAGCCTAAGCAATAA
- a CDS encoding putative small nuclear ribonucleoprotein SmG (transcript_id=CADANIAT00008119), whose translation MPQAQPELKKYMEKRVFCELNGNRKVIGVLRGYDVFMNIVLDEAFEEKPGGEKVAIGMIVIRGNSVVMLEALERISEK comes from the exons ATGCCTCAAGCACAGCctgagttgaagaag TATATGGAGAAGCGGGTATTCTGCGAACTCAACGGCAACCGCAAAGTCATTGGCGTTCTACGAGGCTACGAT GTTTTCATGAACATCGTCTTAGATGAGGCATTCGAAGAGAAGCCAGGCGGAGAGAAGGTAGCTATCGGCATGATT GTCATCCGCGGCAATTCTGTCGTCATGCTCGAG GCTCTGGAACGGATAAGCGAGAAATAG
- a CDS encoding uncharacterized protein (transcript_id=CADANIAT00008120), which produces MSSGFANRRKPRKIGGDDGNDDEEQDTGPIIKRPVSLKVKQKSKARVSFGPGETSMTEGDDGESEVIVPKKHGLGRRVVEKNAFQKSTTPSALSNQLPLRVGPEQDRPSYNEEYLNELRNLTASTPKPTADSENQNEVDVAAKFGEVTKVTAPSLIPTEAEIREKKARRARLAKEQDSHSLTEQDYISLEENAGDDWELVDREYDRDTRLVRDDEDFAEGFDEYVEDGRISLGRKAEREQNRKQREAMRELIEDAEALMDEEDSDLEEKAAYEAAQTRAAMGYGNGPVDRPKTPPKMTSLPRLSTCLDRLRMNLAVLEKSRTQMINRMEELRKEKANISVREVEIQALIKETGDHYEKLKQEAGVTPGSEAETPGTTDFESSRGLENIGAPSTAVSKTNSESET; this is translated from the exons ATGAGCTCTGGCTTTGCTAATCGGAGGAAACCCCGCAAGATTGGCGGGGACGACGgcaatgatgatgaggagcaAG ACACTGGCCCAATCATCAAGAGGCCAGTTAGTTTGAAAGTGAAGCAAAAATCCAAAGCGCGCGTTTCGTTCGGCCCTGGTGAAACTTCAATGACGGAGGGAGACGACGGCGAAAGCGAAGTCATCGTTCCAAAGAAACATGGCTTGGGCAGACGAGTAGTTGAGAAGAACGCTTTCCAGAAATCGACAACTCCGTCCGCACTAAGCAATCAACTTCCACTTAGAGTTGGGCCCGAACAAGACCGACCAAGTTACAACGAGGAGTACTTAAATGAACTTCGAAACCTGACGGCTTCAACACCCAAGCCTACGGCCGATTCTGAAAACCAGAATGAAGTGGATGTAGCGGCCAAGTTCGGTGAAGTCACGAAAGTCACTGCTCCGTCGCTGATTCCCACGGAGGCCGAGatcagagaaaagaaagctCGACGCGCGAGGTTAGCAAAGGAGCAGGACAGTCATAGTCTAACTGAACAGGATTATATATCGCTGGAGGAAAATGCGGGCGATGACTGGGAATTGGTCGACAGAGAATATGACAGGGATACCAGGCTCGTGCGAGACGATGAAGACTTCGCGGAAGGGTTTGACGAATACGTCGAAGATGGGCGCATATCTCTAGGGAGGAAAGCTGAACGTGAACAGAATAGGAAGCAACGTGAAGCAATGCGCGAGCTCATTGAAGATGCGGAAGCTCttatggacgaggaagactcGGATCtagaggagaaggcagccTATGAAGCCGCTCAGACAAGAGCTGCGATGGGATACGGCAATGGTCCCGTAGATCGGCCGAAAACGCCCCCTAAGATGACATCTCTTCCCCGTCTCTCGACATGCCTCGACAGATTGCGGATGAATCTTGCGGTTTTGGAGAAGTCTAGAACACAAATGATAAACCGGATGGAGGAActgagaaaggagaaagccAATATATCTGTCAGAGAAGTCGAAATACAGGCTTTGATCAAGGAAACTGGTGATCATTATGAGAAACTTAAGCAAGAAGCCGGTGTCACTCCGGGTTCCGAGGCTGAGACGCCAGGGACAACAGATTTTGAGAGCTCGCGCGGATTAGAGAATATCGGAGCTCCATCCACGGCTGTATCCAAGACTAACTCGGAAAGTGAGACTTGA
- a CDS encoding uncharacterized protein (transcript_id=CADANIAT00008121) has product MSRTPFFSLGRWSLPRAERASIGPTQGLALIETPIDEKDGVPPHLYRRSDATPIELFFDLFLVANLSTFTATHEINNVEALVTYIGFLGVIWFTWLQVMMFDIRFARDSLFERICKAMQLGIMVGFASAGTRITTRVRPENVWAFQSLSLMLGGSRLLLSVQYIVSTVLIRKRMSCASKGLYFIAAALLVSSLVHFGMYFVFGEDSAHSYVWTVWFVLFWVEMWTVFATSCITPDIGFQDTPLNVRMGLLTLIIIGEGVISVTRLVNKTVRPGGWTRWSFVHILGVTTNVYFIWQEYFDLTPTRTIGTFAQQIWAQLHFPFHVALVLLLEGSQILALTLDITLKLQYLTETILFACEEPRPDPELAVKLLCDTIADMEIEYSRGAISEQMAIHDILNDLPNHEICPVNGTIGFTLTRNMFNDLVGNVTSALFSSMRIVPPQSAHVSTMDSSQLLRMYVELLGFVYVYYFLVASLAMLLFAAFGLLAQRHDKPLAMAIGVAVRIVSGIFLASLTIFAKHFELAYSFMKSPTILYAFTFVLLGGTTEQNGSDGRLHAQRCATGLGLEAAKDTELELDRAHALSALTWHAYRQL; this is encoded by the exons ATGAGCCGAACGCCCTTTTTCTCCCTAGGTCGTTGGTCACTGCCGCGGGCTGAGCGTGCGAGTATTGGACCTACGCA AGGGTTAGCTCTAATCGAGACGCCGATTGACGAAAAAGATGGTGTCCCTCCGCACCTGTACCGCCGTTCGGATGCAACTCCAATTGAATTGTTTTTCGATCTTTTCCTCGTTGCAAACCTTTCTACTTTTACAGCCACGCATGAGATCAACAATGTAGAAG CTTTGGTGACCTACATTGGATTTCTGGGTGTTATCTGGTTCACCTGGCTCCAAGTCATGATGTTCGATATCCGTTTTGCTCGAGACTCTCTTTTCGAACGAATCTGCAAAGCTATGCAACTAGGGATCATGGTTGGCTTCGCTTCTGCAGGGACAAGAATTACCACGCGTGTCCGACCCGAGAACGTTTGGGCCTTTCAGTCCCTGAGTCTTATGCTGGGTGGGAGCAGACTATTACTGTCGGTACAGTACATTGTTAGTACTGTCTTGATTCGCAAGCGAATGAGCTGTGCCTCAAAAGGGCTTTATTTCATAGCAGCCGCTTTACTCGTTTCGAGCTTGGTACATTTCGGA ATGTATTTTGTCTTCGGCGAAGACTCAGCTCATTCCTACGTCTGGACTGTTTGGTTTGTACTGTTTTGGGTCGAAATGTGGACGGTTTTCGCAACCTCCTGCATTACTCCGGACATTGGGTTTCAAGACACTCCTCTGAACGTCCGTATGGGCCTTCTTACCTTGATTATCATTGGTGAAGGGGTCATTTCTGTTACAAGACTCGTCAATAAAACGGTGCGGCCTGGCGGTTGGACCAGATGGTCGTTTGTCCATATCTTAGGCGTCACGACCAACGTT TATTTCATCTGGCAGGAATATTTCGACCTCACTCCAACGCGCACAATAGGTACATTTGCGCAACAAATTTGGGCCCAACTTCATTTTCCATTCCACGTGGCCCTCGTCCTTCTACTGGAGGGATCACAGATCCTCGCATTGACTCTGGATATTACATTGAAGCTGCAGTACCTGACAGAAACGATCTTGTTTGCATGCGAAGAACCGCGACCGGATCCCGAATTAGCTGTCAAACTGCTCTGTGATACAATAGCCGATATGGAAATTGAATACAGCCGTGGAGCTATCAGCGAACAGATGGCTATTCATGACATCTTGAATGATCTTCCTAATCACGAAATCTGCCCCGTCAACGGAACAATCGGGTTCACACTCACTAGGAACATGTTCAATGATCTGGTAGGAAATGTGACTtcagctctcttctctaGCATGAGAATCGTGCCGCCACAGAGTGCGCACGTCAGTACAATGGATAGCTCTCAGTTACTGAGAATGTATGTTGAGCTTTTGGGTTTCGTCTATGTGTACTATTTTCTTGTTGCGTCACTTGCAATGTTACTATTTGCTGCCTTTGGGCTCCTTGCTCAACGCCATGACAAACCgctggcaatggcaatcGGGGTGGCGGTTCGCATCGTCTCTGGCATCTTCCTGGCAAGCCTTACTATCTTTGCAAAACATTTTGAGCTTGCGTATTCGTTCATGAAGTCGCCGACTATACTATACGCATTTACGTTTGTTTTATTGGGAG GGACGACAGAGCAGAACGGTTCGGACGGGAGACTACACGCACAACGCTGTGCTACTGGGCTCGGGTTGGAAGCAGCAAAAGACACTGAGCTGGAGTTGGACCGCGCACATGCACTTAGTGCACTGACCTGGCACGCATACCGACAGCTGTGA
- a CDS encoding uncharacterized protein (transcript_id=CADANIAT00008122) translates to MTERNLLSSSCLAALPDSCAAAPAMSFDTSSTIGQRSESTMRCEQLQIGDHGETDGQYLATSAGVLNDDFSGRDFQTSGEQYRRWHANFSSTEPAKSVRPTSQNSFHWKLQKIDRPSTKDTFTVEELNSNSGGAPTPDLVHPIPRHSPYAVTSYFTSEKIPETSTFGKTESPLSEDKKCLVRGSNWTSDDFAFSCLLQERQSPDASSLTTLPDNYTPVTTDGTYTDHSVSPWPSVKTQLSWDTQTANATHCKEEVAWNEPRFFPDVEQQQTHFDQFPVTTDNIHGFPSLGHSAETYVQPSSLLDPYGSTCPGLYLNGSTITQQEQSPIPYSSSTLVFQNGLRPDESTDSFFPSGSISYQPSHVGHMATWTNDVKNALLIEYKRQGLSYKDIKRIAGFKEAESTLRGRFRTLTKSKEQRVRKPQWHEKDVRLLCEAVNVYSEDGRISPYSRRPVPPTKIPWKKVAQYIWNNGGSYHFGNSTYNMNSQ, encoded by the exons ATGACTGAGCGCaatcttctctcttcttcctgtttAGCCGCCCTGCCTGATAGCTGTGCCGCCGCCCCAGCCATGTCTTTTGAtacatcatcaaccatcGGTCAACGCTCAGAATCCACCATGAGGTGCGAGCAGCTTCAAATAGGTGACCACGGAGAGACAGACGGACAGTATTTGGCCACGTCCGCTGGTGTACTAAACGACGACTTTTCAGGACGAGATTTCCAGACCAGCGGAGAACAATATCGACGTTGGCATGCCAACTTCTCATCAACCGAGCCGGCGAAAAGCGTCCGACCTACATCACAGAACTCTTTCCACTGGAAGCTCCAAAAGATTGACCGACCCAGCACCAAAGATACGTTCACAGTCGAAGAGCTTAACTCCAATAGTGGCGGTGCCCCTACTCCAGACTTAGTCCACCCTATTCCGAGACATAGCCCGTACGCTGTGACCAGCTACTTTACCTCCGAGAAGATACCAGAGACATCAACCTTCGGAAAAACGGAGAGCCCGCTGTCTGAAGACAAGAAGTGTCTGGTACGAGGATCAAATTGGACAAGTGACGACTTTGCCTTCTCATGTCTGCTTCAAGAAAGACAATCACCAGACGCCAGCTCGTTGACGACCCTGCCCGATAATTATACACCAGTAACCACTGACGGCACATATACTGATCATTCAGTATCGCCTTGGCCCTCAGTCAAGACCCAACTGTCTTGGGACACACAGACGGCCAATGCCACTCactgcaaagaagaagttgcgTGGAATGAACCGCGATTTTTCCCCGATGTCGAGCAACAACAAACTCATTTCGACCAATTCCCTGTGACGACCGATAACATCCATGGCTTTCCGAGCCTAGGCCACAGTGCCGAAACTTATGTCCAACCCTCGTCACTGCTGGACCCTTACGGATCAACTTGTCCTGGCTTGTACTTGAACGGCAGCACAATCACACAACAAGAGCAAAGTCCTATACCTTACTCGAGCAGCACCTTGGTATTCCAGAACGGCCTTCGACCAGACGAGTCGACAGACTCATTCTTTCCCTCTGGGTCTATTTCCTACCAACCAAGTCATGTTGGCCACATGGCTACTTGGACTAACGATGTCAAAAACGCCCTCCTTATAGAATACAAGCGCCAGGGACTGTCATACAAGGACATCAAAAGAATTGCTGGTTTTAAGGAGGCCGAGTCAACTCTTCGTGGCAGGTTTCGGACTTTAACAAAATCAAAAGAGCAGCGCGTTCGTAAACCTCAATGGCATGAAAAGGAT GTGAGACTTTTGTGCGAAGCTGTCAATGTATACTCCGAAGACGGTAGAATCAGCCCTTATTCAAGGCGCCCAGTTCCACCAACCaaaataccctggaagaaaGTCGCTCAGTATATCTGGAATAACGGAGGCTCTTACCATTTCGGTAATTCCACAT ATAATATGAACTCTCAATGA
- a CDS encoding putative bis(5'-nucleosyl)-tetraphosphatase (transcript_id=CADANIAT00008123) produces MDEIEDAINARICSYMLLEFSMTMDLGDEDDNGLSAAILPSPTAPRIYCPTLSNPVFSNSPRHSFKRRIHRMQLGLTESLPALVAKRFTAAKDAGHLIFSQTHLEILRPGGVPYQLRYCPALANKPTGKPKSDEGSPKKRFDPFENPSPELLIAHFPKENPTHFLVLNKFPVIPNHFILATTAWREQTDILEKEDLAAAYACVKAWNDGNQSGGTSSKRLFAFFNSGYESGASQPHRHLQFIPVEAMAQDDETGTWKPLIDTVPSQPASFGSEFRRVAGIPLANFALPLPADASAEKLHEIYLSLYKAAAVAAGVPRSQLQSSTGPAIISYNLAMTDSTMMICPRKSVSAVVSVDDAARKDIAEAGVVELNGTLLAGTMMVKAEAEWHELRRSPDALMKVLASIGYPHPDPRELSLL; encoded by the exons ATGGACGAAATTGAGGATGCCATAAATGCTCGTATATGCTCGTATATGCTTCTCGAGTTTTCCATGACTATGGACTTAG gtgatgaagatgacaatGGCCTCTCAGCTGCTATACTCCCTAGCCCCACCGCACCCCGCATTTATTGTCCGACGCTCAGCAATCCTgtcttctccaactctccGCGACATTCATTCAAACGACGAATTCACAGGATGCAGCTTGGTCTCACCGAGAGTCTCCCCGCTCTCGTTGCGAAACGCTTCACAGCTGCTAAGGACGCTGGCCATCTGATCTTCTCCCAAACTCATCTTGAAATCCTCCGCCCCGGTGGCGTTCCC TACCAACTCAGATACTGCCCTGCTCTTGCAAATAAACCAACCGGCAAGCCAAAATCGGATGAAGGAAGCCCAAAGAAAAGATTTGACCCCTTCGAGAATCCTTCCCCGGAGCTTTTGATCGCACATTTTCCGAAAGAAAATCCAACCCACTTCCTCGTTCTGAATAAATTCCCCGTTATCCCCAATCACTTTATTCTGGCGACGACTGCCTGGCGAGAACAAACCGATATATTGGAAAAGGAAgatttggcggcggcgtaCGCCTGCGTGAAGGCGTGGAATGATGGAAACCAGTCGGGCGGCACCTCGTCCAAGAGATTATTTGCATTCTTCAATTCCGGTTATGAAAGTGGAGCAAGCCAGCCACATAGACATCTACAATTCATCCCCGTAGAGGCAATGGCACAAGACGACGAGACTGGCACCTGGAAGCCGCTAATCGACACGGTCCCGTCACAGCCGGCGTCCTTTGGATCAGAATTTCGACGAGTGGCCGGGATACCGCTCGCAAACTTCGCTCTTCCCCTACCTGCAGATGCTTCTGCCGAGAAGCTTCACGAGATATATCTATCTCTGtacaaggctgctgcagtggCAGCAGGAGTTCCCCGGAGCCAATTACAGTCAAGTACAGGGCCGGCCATCATTAGCTACAATCTTGCAATGACCGATTCAACAATGATGATCTGTCCCAGAAAGAGTGTGAGCGCTGTTGTCTCAGTAGATGATGCAGCACGCAAAGATATTGCCGAAGCGGGCGTCGTTGAACTTAACGGGACACTTCTTGCCGGTACAATGATGGTGAAGGCTGAAGCGGAATGGCATGAGTTGCGTAGGAGCCCTGATGCTTTGATGAAGGTTCTCGCCTCCATTGGATATCCTCATCCGGATCCAAGAGAGCTCTCTTTATTATGA